A stretch of Dehalococcoidia bacterium DNA encodes these proteins:
- a CDS encoding NAD(P)/FAD-dependent oxidoreductase codes for MKIAVIGGGVLGMAAAYELLKRGQQVALYERAPVLGGQVRTFNVGGGRLECFYHHLFTSDVDMIDLIHDLGLGDNLTWIPSRMGFFHGGRIHNFVTPMDLLRFSPISIVDRVRLGLLALYLGRFSNWEKLEGIPAQEWINRYAGKRISDVVWGPLLRGKFGDAAREVGMVWFWGKVYLRFSSRKGGRETLGYPLGSFGTIIEALEQRIRAMGGEVHAPAQINRIVVEDGRAVGLELGGDGGPTVRRFDRVLATVPSYVFPRLAPDLPPAYLDKLQRVRYHTAFCLILVMKRPLSHIYWLNVADRTIPFVAAIEQTNFIPPEQYGGKHIVYLSNYLPKTHPLYAKNADEMFQEFLPHLRRINPQFDPSWVEEKHLFKDEAGQPIITTNYLKQIPEHKTPFRDLWLANTTQVYPEDRGTNYSVRLARKVVILMLRDAGLDVPAKMLPGRVPRSLVGLEREGLS; via the coding sequence GTGAAGATAGCGGTGATTGGCGGCGGTGTCCTGGGGATGGCTGCCGCGTACGAGCTCCTGAAGCGGGGCCAGCAGGTGGCCCTGTACGAGCGCGCGCCCGTCCTAGGCGGGCAGGTCCGGACGTTCAACGTGGGCGGCGGGCGTCTGGAGTGCTTCTACCACCACCTCTTCACCTCCGACGTGGACATGATTGACCTCATCCACGACCTGGGCCTTGGTGATAACCTGACGTGGATTCCCTCCCGTATGGGTTTCTTTCATGGGGGGCGGATACACAACTTCGTAACGCCCATGGACCTGCTGCGGTTCAGCCCCATCAGTATTGTGGACCGCGTGCGGCTGGGGTTGCTCGCTCTCTACCTGGGGCGGTTCTCCAACTGGGAGAAGCTGGAGGGCATCCCAGCGCAGGAATGGATTAATCGGTACGCGGGCAAGCGCATCTCCGACGTGGTGTGGGGGCCGCTGCTGCGCGGCAAGTTCGGCGACGCCGCCCGCGAGGTTGGCATGGTGTGGTTCTGGGGCAAGGTGTACCTGCGTTTTTCCTCCCGCAAGGGAGGCCGCGAGACGCTGGGCTACCCGCTGGGGAGCTTCGGGACAATTATCGAGGCGCTGGAGCAGCGCATCCGCGCAATGGGCGGAGAGGTCCACGCGCCCGCACAAATCAACCGGATTGTGGTGGAGGACGGGCGAGCCGTCGGACTTGAGCTGGGCGGCGACGGCGGGCCGACGGTGCGCCGCTTTGACCGGGTGCTCGCCACCGTGCCGTCGTACGTCTTCCCCCGGCTTGCGCCGGACCTACCCCCGGCCTACCTGGACAAGCTCCAGCGCGTGCGCTACCACACGGCGTTCTGCCTCATCCTTGTCATGAAACGGCCCCTGAGTCACATCTACTGGCTGAACGTGGCCGACAGGACGATTCCCTTCGTGGCGGCCATTGAGCAGACAAACTTCATCCCGCCGGAGCAGTACGGGGGCAAGCACATCGTGTACCTGTCCAACTACCTGCCCAAGACGCACCCTCTGTACGCCAAGAACGCGGACGAGATGTTCCAGGAGTTCCTCCCGCACTTGCGGCGCATCAACCCCCAGTTCGACCCGTCGTGGGTGGAGGAGAAGCACTTGTTCAAGGACGAGGCCGGGCAGCCCATCATCACCACCAATTACCTGAAGCAGATTCCGGAGCACAAGACGCCGTTCCGCGACCTGTGGCTCGCCAACACGACGCAGGTGTACCCGGAGGACAGGGGGACCAACTACAGCGTCCGGCTGGCGCGCAAGGTGGTCATCCTGATGCTGCGCGACGCGGGCCTGGACGTGCCCGCCAAGATGCTCCCCGGCCGGGTGCCGCGCTCCCTCGTGGGCCTGGAGCGGGAGGGCCTCTCCTGA
- a CDS encoding IS110 family transposase → METIPQYVGVDVAKAHLDVAVTPTEAQWRATNDGAGIAQVVTRLQELQPALVVLEATGGLELPLVAALAAAAVPLTVVNPRQVRDFAKAMGRLAKTDRLDAQTLALFAERVRPTPRPLPDAEAQALGALLARRRQVVEMRTAEKNRLGSALPRVKPGVQDHINWLEQELTKLDDELGRTLRQSPLWREKEDLLRSVPGVGPVLTMTLLAELPELGTLDRRQIAALAGVAPLNRDSGTLRGKRTTWGGRASVRAALYMATLVASRYNLLIRSFYQRLCAAGKPKKVALTACMHKLLTILNAMLKHHVPWQVDYAFTS, encoded by the coding sequence ATGGAAACCATACCACAATACGTGGGAGTTGACGTGGCCAAGGCCCATCTGGATGTTGCAGTGACCCCCACGGAAGCACAATGGCGGGCCACCAATGATGGAGCGGGGATTGCTCAAGTGGTGACCCGTTTGCAGGAGTTGCAACCTGCGCTGGTGGTCTTGGAAGCCACCGGAGGTCTGGAATTGCCCTTGGTAGCTGCCCTGGCTGCCGCTGCGGTGCCCCTGACGGTGGTCAATCCCCGCCAGGTGCGGGACTTTGCCAAGGCCATGGGTAGGCTGGCCAAGACAGACCGGCTGGATGCCCAGACCCTGGCCCTGTTTGCCGAGCGGGTCCGGCCCACGCCACGTCCCTTGCCCGACGCCGAAGCCCAAGCCTTGGGAGCTTTGCTGGCACGGCGGCGTCAGGTGGTGGAGATGCGGACAGCCGAGAAGAACCGACTGGGATCGGCACTGCCCAGAGTGAAGCCAGGGGTCCAGGACCATATCAACTGGCTGGAACAGGAGTTGACCAAGCTGGATGATGAACTGGGGCGTACTCTGCGACAGAGTCCCCTGTGGCGAGAGAAGGAGGACCTGCTGCGCAGTGTGCCTGGGGTAGGGCCGGTGCTCACCATGACCCTGCTGGCAGAACTGCCGGAGCTGGGAACCCTGGATCGGCGGCAGATAGCTGCTCTGGCAGGGGTGGCACCACTGAACAGGGACAGTGGCACCTTGCGAGGGAAGCGCACTACTTGGGGTGGTAGGGCCTCGGTAAGGGCGGCGCTGTACATGGCAACCTTGGTGGCCAGCCGGTACAACCTGCTGATCCGCAGCTTCTACCAACGGCTGTGCGCTGCCGGTAAGCCTAAAAAGGTAGCCCTCACCGCCTGCATGCACAAGCTGCTTACTATCCTGAACGCCATGCTGAAGCATCACGTCCCCTGGCAGGTAGATTATGCCTTCACTTCTTGA
- a CDS encoding NAD(P)H-dependent oxidoreductase subunit E, with translation MATALADVIAALKKESEVTVLSALIEVQEQLHYLPPESIPAVAELTGLSVNDVYTVATFYTHFRFSPPGEHVVEACWGPSCHLRGASEVMAAIEKAVGATFDSDTPDGKFTLRRLSCAGACGHGPVVVLDHKMRGNIGPADVTAFVEQARKSGGEHH, from the coding sequence ATGGCGACTGCCCTGGCGGATGTCATCGCCGCTTTGAAGAAAGAGTCTGAAGTCACCGTCCTCTCCGCCCTCATCGAAGTCCAGGAGCAGCTTCACTACCTGCCGCCCGAGTCCATCCCCGCCGTCGCTGAGCTGACCGGCCTTTCCGTCAACGACGTGTACACGGTCGCCACGTTCTATACCCACTTCCGCTTCAGTCCACCCGGAGAGCACGTCGTCGAGGCGTGCTGGGGCCCGTCCTGCCACCTGCGCGGCGCTTCGGAGGTGATGGCCGCCATCGAGAAGGCGGTGGGCGCGACGTTCGACAGCGATACGCCCGACGGCAAGTTCACGCTGCGCAGGCTCTCGTGCGCGGGCGCCTGCGGCCACGGGCCGGTGGTCGTGCTGGACCACAAGATGCGCGGCAACATAGGCCCGGCGGACGTGACCGCCTTTGTTGAGCAGGCACGGAAGTCCGGCGGCGAGCATCATTAG
- a CDS encoding NADH-ubiquinone oxidoreductase-F iron-sulfur binding region domain-containing protein, with translation MPSTYDELKRRALAEAQVAGLGGRPVITVGMGICGVSAGAREVYAALQDELKKQGVDAVLHPVGCVGFCYAETLVDIARPGQPRISYKNITPERVPELVRDAVTGANLRSDLALGAWGASPSPAIPNIHEFPEWKHQVRIATRNCGVVDPENTLDYIARGGYAALNKALFDMKPDQVIDEVIKSNLRGRGGAAFPTGQKWKFLAGSPGPVKYILCNGEEGDAGAFNDKALLESDPNTVLEGIILAGYATRATKGYIFIRCEHWLPIQRARRAIKQAYDLGILGKNIMGSEFSFDAAVAQTGESYVSGEETALMEAIEGRRAMPRPRPPFPAAVGLWGKPSNINNVKTYSYVPEIVARGGAWYASVGSERSKGTGLVCLSGDIRKPGLYELPFGLPLTAVIRDVGGGCPDGKKVKFLQTGGPLGGFLPASLMEKTPMDFDAMNATGAMFGSGGIIVGSEDACVVDVTRVLTEFNADESCGKCFPCRLGTHHINQIMSRIAEGKGRPQDMQTALGLAPSLAASLCAHGQLATNPIRTAYQYFKDEIEAHIKERRCPAGRCAAMRSHGSGALAGAGNKR, from the coding sequence ATGCCGAGCACATACGATGAGTTGAAGCGACGCGCCCTCGCCGAAGCGCAGGTAGCGGGCCTGGGCGGCAGGCCCGTCATCACGGTGGGCATGGGCATCTGCGGCGTCTCCGCGGGCGCCCGCGAGGTGTACGCCGCCCTCCAGGATGAGCTGAAGAAGCAGGGCGTTGACGCCGTGCTGCATCCGGTGGGCTGCGTCGGGTTCTGCTACGCGGAAACGCTGGTGGACATCGCCCGGCCCGGACAGCCGCGCATATCGTACAAGAACATCACGCCGGAGCGCGTGCCGGAGCTGGTCCGCGACGCCGTCACGGGCGCCAACCTCCGCTCCGACCTGGCCCTGGGCGCATGGGGCGCATCGCCGTCGCCGGCCATTCCGAACATCCATGAGTTCCCGGAGTGGAAGCACCAGGTCCGCATCGCCACGCGCAACTGCGGCGTCGTGGACCCGGAGAACACACTGGACTACATCGCACGGGGCGGGTATGCCGCGCTGAACAAGGCGCTGTTCGACATGAAGCCCGACCAGGTCATTGACGAGGTCATCAAGTCGAACCTGCGTGGTCGCGGCGGCGCGGCCTTCCCGACGGGCCAGAAGTGGAAGTTCCTGGCGGGCTCGCCCGGCCCGGTCAAGTACATCCTCTGCAACGGGGAAGAGGGCGACGCCGGCGCGTTCAACGACAAGGCGCTGCTGGAGAGCGACCCGAACACCGTGCTTGAGGGAATAATCCTGGCCGGTTACGCCACACGGGCCACCAAGGGGTACATCTTCATCCGCTGCGAACACTGGCTCCCCATCCAGCGGGCGCGTCGCGCCATCAAGCAGGCGTATGATCTGGGTATCCTGGGCAAGAACATCATGGGCTCTGAGTTCAGCTTTGACGCCGCGGTAGCCCAGACGGGGGAGTCCTACGTCTCTGGTGAGGAGACAGCCCTGATGGAGGCCATCGAGGGCAGGCGCGCCATGCCGCGCCCGCGACCGCCGTTCCCCGCGGCGGTCGGACTTTGGGGCAAGCCCAGCAACATCAACAACGTGAAGACATACTCGTATGTGCCAGAGATAGTGGCCAGGGGCGGCGCGTGGTACGCCTCCGTTGGCAGTGAGCGCAGCAAAGGCACGGGCCTGGTCTGCCTCTCCGGCGATATTCGCAAGCCCGGCCTATATGAGCTGCCCTTCGGTCTGCCGCTGACCGCCGTCATCCGGGACGTCGGCGGAGGCTGTCCGGACGGCAAGAAGGTCAAGTTTCTCCAGACCGGCGGCCCGCTGGGCGGCTTCCTGCCCGCCTCGCTGATGGAAAAGACGCCCATGGACTTCGATGCCATGAACGCCACGGGCGCCATGTTCGGCTCCGGCGGCATCATCGTCGGCAGCGAGGACGCGTGCGTGGTGGATGTGACCAGGGTGCTGACCGAGTTCAACGCGGACGAGTCCTGCGGCAAGTGTTTCCCGTGCCGCCTGGGCACGCACCACATCAACCAGATCATGAGCCGCATCGCCGAGGGCAAGGGCAGGCCCCAGGATATGCAGACGGCGCTGGGCCTGGCGCCGAGCCTGGCGGCGTCGCTGTGCGCCCACGGCCAACTGGCCACGAATCCCATACGCACCGCCTATCAATACTTCAAGGATGAGATCGAAGCGCACATCAAGGAAAGACGCTGTCCCGCGGGCCGGTGCGCCGCCATGCGGTCCCACGGGTCGGGAGCGCTCGCGGGCGCCGGCAACAAGCGGTAG
- a CDS encoding molybdopterin-dependent oxidoreductase produces MTQQQSKLVTLTVDGVEVKVPPGTTILEAAKQVGINIPYLCYHPMLKPYGACRMCVVEVEKQRGQPASCTSPVSEGMMVKTNTPDVQKTRNDIMDLVLSEHPHGCLTCWRVIHCGPEDICLRNVSVIDRCVICPKNYRCELQFMAWDFKAKDTPLGYHYRNIPLWNKNPLIDHDMNLCIVCGRCVRACNEIEGVDAIVFIQRGGRTIVGTSQAGSLAESGCTFCGACVDVCPVGAIVEKDSKWAGPARRTATTICPHCPVGCQLGVGLDKDGKIIRVMPDLDGPVNRGHACAWGKFGIVDYVHSKDRLTTPLVRKDGQLVPATWDEALEAAARAFASHTGSEVGVVASPRSTNEDLFVLQKWARVVALTNNIDHTDHMFLPSSPQGISRALGGAQMTGNWQDIEKATCLLAVGADLMADQPVIGARVRKAVQRGQKLIVVDPRRTESALLSTVWLRNRPGTEVAVLGGIMRVLLDERLWNAAYVEQRCEDFAVVQKAVAAFDLDTVEKTTGVPKAHIELAARLLAKASPPCIVYSARTNLPGHDTDIAAALADMALLTGAIGRPGGGLNIMRREANGQGATDMGCVPIALPGSGHLDDVAARTPFERVWGKALPSQPGFFVRDMLAAARQGSLKAMLVVGNGDLAARYAAYGAEEALRSLKALVVVDMAMTDMARRADVVLPAASFAEADGSYTNVERRIQRLRKVLDAPGQAKPAWWIIAKLAEKAGAQGFDYHAPVDVLKEITGLVPTYEGVTYAGIERGGLQWPVAGARHAGTPILHTETFSRGKGRFQPFQHKAPQAPLADGRLTVMTALMREIAGVRELKHRNLAEVHPEDAAALKLVEGDLVAVQTPAGVVEAHIRVTAEAARGYVMLSLSMGDVEPPAILSQPVGNPAAALADIVVAHVALEKAAAPVV; encoded by the coding sequence ATGACCCAGCAGCAGAGCAAGCTGGTTACCCTCACCGTTGACGGTGTCGAGGTCAAGGTGCCGCCGGGGACCACTATCCTGGAAGCGGCCAAGCAGGTGGGCATCAACATACCGTACCTGTGCTACCACCCCATGCTCAAGCCCTACGGCGCTTGTCGCATGTGCGTGGTGGAGGTGGAGAAGCAGCGCGGTCAGCCTGCCTCCTGCACCTCGCCTGTCTCCGAGGGCATGATGGTCAAGACCAACACTCCGGACGTGCAAAAGACGCGCAATGACATCATGGACCTTGTCCTGTCCGAGCACCCCCACGGCTGTCTCACATGCTGGCGCGTGATTCACTGCGGGCCGGAGGACATCTGCCTGCGCAACGTCAGCGTCATTGATCGGTGCGTCATCTGCCCCAAGAACTATCGCTGCGAGCTTCAGTTCATGGCCTGGGACTTCAAGGCGAAGGACACGCCCCTGGGCTATCACTACCGCAACATCCCGCTGTGGAACAAGAATCCCCTCATCGACCACGACATGAACCTGTGCATCGTCTGCGGGCGCTGCGTCCGCGCCTGCAACGAGATAGAGGGCGTGGACGCCATCGTCTTCATCCAGCGGGGCGGCAGGACCATCGTGGGCACGTCGCAGGCCGGCAGTCTGGCGGAGTCCGGCTGCACCTTCTGCGGCGCGTGCGTGGACGTCTGTCCCGTGGGCGCTATCGTGGAGAAGGACAGCAAGTGGGCCGGCCCGGCGCGGCGCACCGCCACGACGATATGTCCGCATTGCCCTGTGGGCTGCCAGCTCGGCGTGGGCCTGGACAAGGACGGCAAGATCATCCGTGTCATGCCTGACCTGGACGGCCCCGTGAACCGGGGCCACGCCTGCGCTTGGGGGAAGTTCGGCATCGTGGACTACGTGCACAGCAAAGATCGGCTGACGACTCCGCTTGTCCGCAAGGACGGTCAGCTTGTGCCCGCCACATGGGACGAGGCGCTGGAGGCCGCGGCCAGGGCCTTCGCCTCCCACACGGGAAGCGAGGTCGGAGTCGTCGCTTCGCCGCGCTCCACCAACGAGGACCTGTTCGTCCTGCAGAAGTGGGCGCGGGTCGTCGCGCTGACTAACAACATTGACCATACTGACCACATGTTCCTGCCCAGCTCGCCGCAGGGCATCTCCAGGGCCCTCGGCGGCGCGCAGATGACGGGGAACTGGCAGGACATTGAGAAAGCAACCTGCCTCCTGGCCGTGGGCGCGGACCTGATGGCGGACCAGCCGGTCATCGGGGCGCGTGTGCGCAAGGCGGTCCAGCGTGGCCAGAAGCTCATCGTCGTGGACCCGCGCCGCACCGAGTCGGCGCTGCTCTCCACTGTGTGGCTCCGGAACAGGCCCGGCACAGAGGTGGCCGTCCTGGGCGGCATCATGCGCGTCCTCCTGGACGAGCGCCTGTGGAACGCGGCGTACGTGGAGCAGAGGTGCGAGGACTTCGCTGTCGTGCAGAAGGCGGTCGCCGCTTTCGACCTGGACACCGTCGAGAAGACAACGGGCGTGCCGAAGGCCCACATTGAGCTGGCGGCGCGCCTGCTGGCGAAAGCCAGCCCTCCGTGCATCGTCTATTCCGCGCGCACGAATTTGCCCGGTCACGACACGGACATAGCGGCGGCGCTGGCGGACATGGCCCTGCTCACCGGCGCCATCGGCCGGCCGGGCGGAGGGCTGAACATCATGCGCCGCGAGGCGAACGGACAGGGCGCCACGGACATGGGATGCGTGCCTATCGCCCTGCCCGGCTCCGGGCATCTGGACGACGTGGCTGCGCGCACTCCGTTCGAGCGGGTGTGGGGCAAGGCCCTGCCCAGTCAGCCGGGGTTTTTCGTTCGGGATATGCTGGCCGCCGCGCGCCAGGGTAGCCTGAAGGCCATGCTCGTCGTGGGGAACGGCGACCTGGCGGCCCGCTACGCCGCCTACGGAGCGGAGGAAGCGCTGCGGTCGCTGAAGGCGCTGGTGGTGGTGGACATGGCGATGACGGATATGGCCCGGCGGGCGGACGTCGTTCTGCCCGCGGCCTCGTTCGCCGAAGCGGACGGCAGCTATACCAACGTGGAACGGCGTATCCAGCGGCTGCGCAAGGTCCTGGACGCGCCCGGGCAGGCCAAGCCTGCCTGGTGGATTATCGCCAAGCTGGCGGAGAAGGCCGGCGCTCAGGGGTTCGACTATCACGCGCCCGTTGATGTGCTGAAGGAGATCACCGGCCTGGTCCCCACCTACGAGGGCGTCACCTACGCGGGCATCGAGCGGGGCGGCCTCCAGTGGCCGGTCGCCGGAGCGCGACACGCAGGCACACCCATCCTCCATACCGAGACGTTCTCGCGCGGCAAGGGCCGCTTCCAGCCGTTCCAGCACAAGGCGCCGCAAGCGCCGCTCGCGGACGGACGCCTGACCGTGATGACGGCGCTCATGCGTGAGATTGCGGGCGTGCGGGAGCTGAAGCACAGGAACCTGGCGGAGGTGCACCCGGAGGACGCCGCGGCCCTTAAGCTTGTGGAAGGGGACCTGGTGGCTGTTCAGACCCCCGCGGGCGTCGTTGAGGCCCATATCAGGGTGACGGCCGAGGCGGCCAGAGGCTATGTGATGCTGAGCCTCTCCATGGGCGATGTGGAGCCGCCAGCCATCCTCTCCCAGCCCGTCGGCAACCCTGCCGCGGCTCTTGCGGATATCGTCGTTGCGCACGTGGCGCTGGA